A stretch of Lathyrus oleraceus cultivar Zhongwan6 chromosome 6, CAAS_Psat_ZW6_1.0, whole genome shotgun sequence DNA encodes these proteins:
- the LOC127094252 gene encoding uncharacterized protein LOC127094252, producing MEEYHHLLGIPVSDRIPFSGVEGILKSRVIAEAIHLRKSYIEANLTVKGGVKGLTSKFLIEKAFSFSNAGSMVAFETILALLIYGFVLTSKEGGTIVCCTPLLYKWFISHLAHSHIFIENKGCLRWSQRLMSLTNDDITFYSSVYENVEILDSCGEFSNVPLLDTQGGINYNPTIERRQVGFPTKDKPNKTLLEGIFFQEEKDTQGLKARMIYAWHNIHRKVKGELGLNNCIDLEPYTSWVKKRAREFKMPYAYERHIPLVMVKLPIIKGI from the exons ATGGAGGAGTATCATCATCTTTTGGGCATTCCAGTTTCTGATAGAATTCCTTTTAGTGGGGTTGAAGGAATTCTTAAATCTCGAGTTATTGCCGAAGCCATTCATCTGAGGAAGTCTTACATAGAGGCCAATCTCACTGTCAAAGGAGGTGTCAAAGGGTTGACTTCAAAGTTCCTAATTGAGAAAGCCTTTTCTTTTTCTAATGCTGGTAGCATGGTGGCCTTTGAGACTATTCTTGCCTTACTCATCTACGGTTTTGTCTT gacttcTAAAGAAGGTGGAACTATAGTCTGTTGTACGCCTttactgtacaagtggtttatttcacacttagCACATTCTCATATCTTCATAGAAAATAAGGgttgtttaaggtggtctcaaagacttatgtctctcacaAACGATGATATAACTTTCTATTCTTCTGTTTACGAAAATGTTGAGATTCTTGATAGTTgtggggagttctctaatgtgcctcttcttgaTACACAAGGGGGAATCAATTATAATCCGACTATAGAAAGACGTCAAGTTGGGTTCCCCACGAAGGACAAACCTAATAAGACTTTGTTAGAAGGGATATTTTTCCAGGAAGAGAAAGACACTCAAGGGTTGAAAGCTAGGATGATATATGCTTGGCACAATATTCATAGGAAAGTAAAAGGTGAGCTTGGATTGAATAATTGTATAGatttggagccttacactagttgggtaaagaagagagcaAGGGAATTCAAGATGCCGTACGCTTATGAAAGACATATACCCTTAGTAATGGTCAAATTGCCCATTATTAAAGGCATATAG